The genomic DNA GGAGTTAACTCCAAGTGATACAATTTATTTATTCATGAAGAATATTTACACACATTTCTTCTTTTTACACTTCTCAATCAACTCACATTACTAAAAATGAATCATAAAAAATCTAATTTAAACAGGAGGTCGATAATGAAAAAAATTTTTTTATCAAGTCTATTTTTATTGCTTTTTCTTTCACTTACTGCATGTGGAAACACTAAAGAAAATATTGAGACTAATACTGCTGCCAAAGAAAAAACCAGCAAAATTCTTATTGCATATTTTTCCAGAACAGGCAATACAAAAGAGATTGCTCTTAAAATACAAGAGAAAACAAATGGTGAGCTTTTTGAAATACAGCCTGCCGAACCTTATCCCGAAAATTATAAAGAAACTACAGATAAAGCCAAACAGGAGCTTAGCTCGGGATATCTTCCGCCGTTAAAAACTAAAATAAACAATCTGGAATCTTATGATATTATCTTTATAGGATACCCTATCTGGTGGGGAACTATTCCAGGCCCTGTAAGAACTTTTCTCACTGAAAATGATTTTTCAGGAAAAATTATTATACCGTTTTGCACACATGGAGGCAGCGGTATTGCCAGCAGTACTTCCGATATACAAAAGCTTGCCCCGCAGGCTGAATTGAAAGAAGCTCTTGCAATTCCCGGATCACAGGCTAAAAATAGCGAAAACACTCTTAATGAATGGCTCAACAGTCTTCAGATATCCGAATAAATTAAAACAGCCCTGAATGAAAATTTTGGGGCTGTTTTAACAATTTTATTTATATATGAACTTTAAGTCTTGTAATTCTTATTTTCATATAACTCTATCTTTTTTTGCAGATCTTCAAGCAATTCCAGCTGAATTTCCTGTATTTCCACTAATCTGTCCCACTGATCCGTAATCAGGTGATTTAATTTCTCATGCAGAATTTTAATCTCTATTTCTGCCTTTAAGTTTACCTGATAATCATTTTCTGCCCTGATCCGGTCTTTTTCCTCCTGCCTGTTCTGGCTCATCATAATTACAGGCGCCTGAAGAGCTGCAAGACATGAAAGAACCAGATTCAAAAGAATATACGGGTAAGGATCAAACGGTTTTTTCATAAGCGCTATGCTGTTTAAAATAATCCAGAATAATAAAATGAATATAAAGATCAGAATAAAAGTCCAGCTTCCTCCGAATTTAGCTACTGAATCTGCTATATTCTGTCCTATAAGCTGTTTTTTAGAATACACCTTATTACTGTTTTCAGAAATAATCTCTTTAGATAATATACTGTTTAATACATCTTCCTCAGTACGGGCATATTCTTTTTCTCTCTTTAACAATGATTCTATATATTTTTTTCTGTAATAATTCAAATCAGAGCTGGAGATAAAAGTATCCTCTGTAAACTCCGGATGATCACTCATTATTAATTCTGAAATTCCATTATAAATATTTCTCAGAAAAATTCCGTTATCCTGATTTTTAGCATCTCTCCCTATACGCCTTCTCATCATTTCTTCCAGCCTTTCCCAATAGATTCTTTAAAATGTACCAGTAAAAATTTTTTTCTATCTGAAAATCGGTATCTACAGCTTTGGTAATTGTGAGTTTTGTTGTTATTTTATATATTTTCTCGGGAATTCTTCTACTTCATTTCAAAAAGAACACTTACATTCTGGGTAAGCTTGATTACCTGCGGCTTATAATCTACCTGTGGTTTTGGAGCAGGAGCAGCCTTTTCAGCCGCTACTCTCATCATAGCTCCTGATGCATAATCTTCATCCGCTGCGATCTGCTGTCTGTAGTTATAATCTTCCATAATAGCCTGATTCTGATAAGATATGCTTTCACTTACCACAAGAGGATCGCCGAGCTTCATCTCACTTGATCTCAATATGCTTGCAGCCTTTGTTTTTGTCTGTTCATAGGCAGTATTATACAGCTCTGATTCTATCTGCTCTTTATTTGATATGTCGAATGCTATGCTTCCCTGAACATTTATTTTATTATTTTCCGCTATTTTTATTACATCATTTATTTTATTTATATCTTTCAGTTCCAATACAAAGTTATTGTATATATTATGATATTCCTTATTTTTCAATGGTTTATTATCTGTTGTTTCTTTTGATACAGTAGAATATGAATATACCGATATATCGTTACTGTTTATCCCAAGTCTTGAAAGCTGAGACTTCACATTATCATATACTTTAAATGTTTCCGATATTGCTGTTGCTTTTTCTCCGCTGTTTCTGTTTATTTCACCATAATATATTGATTTATCCGTACTGTCACTTTTCAAGCTTTTTATCTTGTTGCTTTCCGACAGACTTATCAAATCCGGAATTTTTGTCAGATCTGTTACCTTTACTGCAAAATATAATGTTGTATAATACTCAGTTTTCTTATTTTCCGCAGTATCTCTTTCTGTTGTCTTTTGGGTATAATAATTATAAGTTTCTATACTTCCTACAGAAATATTCTTCCTTCTCAGCTCACTTTTAAAATTTTCCATATTTTGAGAATTTTCCTGCCCGGCTTTTTTCAGGTCTTCACTCTTTGTATATACCCTGAAATTTATTTTTGCTATATCAGGCATAACTTCCTTCTCTGCATTTCCGGTAACACTTATTTTTCTGATCGGCTCACTAAATGCAAATACTGAAAATATCAAAGCTAATATTAAAATGATCTTTTTCATTTTCTCTCCTTTTCTTTCCGGTATGTTCCTGTAAAAAGAACCGGAATTATGAATATGTCAATGAAAGTTTATTTTTTATTCATCTGGAATTCTATATTTACAGTTTTTGTTACAGTTAATTTCTTAGGACTTATTACTAAATTTGAAGTATTTGCCAGATCCATAAGCTCTTTATCACTGCTCTTTTTTACTTCGTCTGCCGCTCTTGCCAAAGAGTTATAATTGCTAAAATATTCATTATACGGCTGTATGCTGTATCTGCTGTTATCTGTCACAGAAAGCGGCTTTTGCAGACCAAGATCGGTTTTAGCGAGTATTTTATCAGCTTTCTTTTTTGCTTCAAGATAAGCTTTTTCATATAATCTGTTTTCTATCTGCTCTTTATTGTTAATATCATACTGTATGTAACTGTTTGGCGTGATATTTAATGTATATCCCAGATTTATCAATTTCCCCAGATTCTTTACATCACCTGTTTTTATTTTGATCACATGAGTTACTACATGTTTTTCCTTTTTCACTCTGTCATATTTTTCCAGACTCTTTTCACTTGTATCATAAGAGGCTATTCTTACACCGTCTACAAGATTAGTTTTCAGTACTTTGCTTTCCAGATTTTTATATCTTTCCAGTGCTTTTTGATAAGAAGTTTTTGTATCTTTCGCACTTTCACTTATATTAAAATTATATATTCCGAATTCTCTTCCTGATTTTGAAAAATAATTTATATTTTCTCCTGAAAGTATATTTACTATTTCTCTCAGTTTATTCTGGTCATTAACTGTGATTTCTATATTCAAAGATGTCGAATATTCTTTTTCACCCTTATTTACAAGTATTGAATCCCAATATTCCCTTTTATTGGAATTATATGTTACTGATTCTATTTTCTCATATTTCACACCTGACTTTGAAAGTAAAGTTTTGTATCTGTCAAGAAGTCCTGCATTTTCCTCGCTTGCCTTATTCATATCCTCGTTTTCTGTATAAATGGTAAACATTATACTGGCAGTATCAGGCATCAGCGTTTCTGTGGCTGTCCCCGCTACCTGAATTCTCTTATAAAAAAGATCGCTTTCATCTGAAAATATCATTACAGAAAAAATTGTCAGTAAAATCAATATAATTTTTTTCATATTTTATCCTTTCCCTTACTTTCTATATTATTTTATTTCATAAAGTACGCTTACATTCTGAGTTAATTTCATTACCTGAGGCTTATAATCTATTTGGGGTCTGGCTTCTGTTGTTGCTGTCATTGCCGGTACTTGCCTATACTCCATATCCATACCGCCTCTTACATCTAAATTTTTTGCATTAATCTGCTTAGTATAATTATAATCCTCTTGGATGGCCTGATTCTGATAAGATATGCTCTCACTTACCACCAGCGGATCACCGAGTTTCATTTCACTTGATTTCAGTATGCTTACCGCCTTTGTTTTTGTCTGTTCATAGGCTGCATTATACAGCTCCGACTCTATCTGGTCTTTGTTTGATATATCGAATGCTATATTTCCCTGTACGCTTATTTTGTTATCTTCCGCAATTTTTATTACATCATTTATCCTGCTTATATCTTTCAACTCCAGCACAAAGTCATTATATATATTATGATATTCCTTGTTTTTTACAGATTTGTTATCCGTTACTTCCCGTGAAGTTGTTGAATATGAATATACCGAGATGTTGCTGCCGCTTATTCCGAGCCTTGCCAGCTGGGATTTTATGCTGTCGTATACCTTAAATGTATCAGATATTGCTGATGATTTCTGAGAGCTGTTTCTGTTTATTTCACCATAATATATTGATTTATCCAGACTGTCGCTTTTTAAGCTCTTTATCTTATTGCTTTCCGATAGGCTTATCAGATCCGGTATTTTAGTCAGATCTGTTACCTTTACTGCAAAATATAATGTTGTATAATATTCTGTCTTCTTACTTTCCGCTGTGTCTCTTTCAGTACTTTTCTGCGTGTAATAATTATATGTTTCTATAGCAGTTACAGGAATATTTCTCTTTTTTAGCTCATTTTTAAAATTTTCCATATTTTTAGAGTTTTCCTGACCGGCTTTTTTAAGATTCTCATTTTTTGTGTATACTCTGAAGCTTATTTTTGCTATATCAGGCATGACCTCCTTTTCTGCATTTCCTGTAACACTCAGCTTTCTTATAGGCTCACCGGCTAAGAATACCGAGAAGCCCAAGGCTAAAACTAAAATAAACTTTTTCATACTCTCTCCTTTTCGTTTTATTTTCTCTTACCTTGATTATAATAAATCAAATTTGTAAAATCAATCTGTGGATTTTTTATTTTTTTTATGATATTACAATTAATACCCTGTGCTTTTCCTTGCAAAGCTTCCAAAATAACAAAAGATTTTTCAAAATTTCCATAATATGTCAATAACAGCAATTACTGACTCCTGTTATCATGAAAATTTTCAAAAGTATTCTGTCCTTTTTTCATTTCAGTTTTCTAAACTGCGGATTTTTCCACAGTTTAGAATTTTTTTATACCTGTATTTTTTCCAGATATTTTTCTACTTAAGCCATTTATCCTTTATTTATCAAATAACTTAAATATTTTCTTTATTAAGCTTTCCATATTTATCAAAATAAAAAAAATCAAAACTAACACTATAAACTGAAAATACAAAACATTTCCGTTATTTCCATTTATTTTACCGTCATTAATCAAAATTCTGAAAATCCATACTAAATCAATTACTACCCAAAATTGTACTATAGTCAAAATACATTTTGACAGTACATTATATATTCTTTTCATTAAGTTCCTCCAATTTCAGTATTTATGACAAGAATTTTTTATTAAAAAATACTAATAACCATTAATATTGAACATAATTTTATCCCTGCTGCTCCTATTATCAGCGAAAATATTGAAATTATCAGAATATTAGGAATTCTGCTTATATTTTTATTTGATAACTGAATAATCAAAAAATACATTACTAAAAATAAAAATAAATAAATTAGTGAAATTAGCGGATAAAAAATATTCAAATCAGAATTTTCTATAGCTACTTGCAGTGAATTCATATTTATATATGAAGCAGTCAGTCCCATAATCAATACTATGAAACTTAATACTTTATATATTCCTTTTAGTTTATTCATACCTCTCTCCATATTATTTCAGATTTTTATTTATTGCCGTTAATTGATTCAAATATGTTTCCAGATATTTATAAATACCTCTTTTATCATTTAATCTTTCATTTGTCCCATCTAAATAAGCATTTTCAAGTATAATTGAATTTCCCCCGTAAATATCTAAATCTGCAACTCTACAGCTTTCTACAGTTTTCTCGGCTCCCTTATACCATAAAACAGTCTTATCTTTTCGTGTCATCATTTTGGTCATTTCTGCCTTATTATGTCTTAAACCGTATGCTATCAGTAAATAATAAACATGAGCAAATAATTCTATTCCGATTGACTCATCGGGTCTGGTTATATTATGCACTGTTTTTGATAATTTCCCGCCGCCTGGATATGATGAATTTTCAAGGGCTGCTGTAAATTCTTTTCCTATAATTTCCTTATACAGTTCTTTTAATTTTTTCCCAAAGCTTATATTAAAACTCACGCCCTGATGTCTTAATGCATAGGCTGCGAATTCTTTATCTTCACAAACTACAGATATGTATTTTCCAGCTGTAATTTTTACTAAAAATGTAATTTCTCCTCTAAAATCATGAGATACTATATAATATGTCTCACCAGCATGTTTCATTTTTTTATAAGCCACTATATCTCCTTTTATTTCTGCTTTTGTCAAAATATAAACTTATTTAATTTACTCTATTTCTATTTTTCTTTCACTGTATCTTTTTTGCTTTAATATTATAAAAAAATTCCCAT from Sebaldella termitidis ATCC 33386 includes the following:
- a CDS encoding SIMPL domain-containing protein, producing the protein MKKIILILLTIFSVMIFSDESDLFYKRIQVAGTATETLMPDTASIMFTIYTENEDMNKASEENAGLLDRYKTLLSKSGVKYEKIESVTYNSNKREYWDSILVNKGEKEYSTSLNIEITVNDQNKLREIVNILSGENINYFSKSGREFGIYNFNISESAKDTKTSYQKALERYKNLESKVLKTNLVDGVRIASYDTSEKSLEKYDRVKKEKHVVTHVIKIKTGDVKNLGKLINLGYTLNITPNSYIQYDINNKEQIENRLYEKAYLEAKKKADKILAKTDLGLQKPLSVTDNSRYSIQPYNEYFSNYNSLARAADEVKKSSDKELMDLANTSNLVISPKKLTVTKTVNIEFQMNKK
- a CDS encoding DUF1003 domain-containing protein, giving the protein MRRRIGRDAKNQDNGIFLRNIYNGISELIMSDHPEFTEDTFISSSDLNYYRKKYIESLLKREKEYARTEEDVLNSILSKEIISENSNKVYSKKQLIGQNIADSVAKFGGSWTFILIFIFILLFWIILNSIALMKKPFDPYPYILLNLVLSCLAALQAPVIMMSQNRQEEKDRIRAENDYQVNLKAEIEIKILHEKLNHLITDQWDRLVEIQEIQLELLEDLQKKIELYENKNYKT
- a CDS encoding SIMPL domain-containing protein, encoding MKKIILILALIFSVFAFSEPIRKISVTGNAEKEVMPDIAKINFRVYTKSEDLKKAGQENSQNMENFKSELRRKNISVGSIETYNYYTQKTTERDTAENKKTEYYTTLYFAVKVTDLTKIPDLISLSESNKIKSLKSDSTDKSIYYGEINRNSGEKATAISETFKVYDNVKSQLSRLGINSNDISVYSYSTVSKETTDNKPLKNKEYHNIYNNFVLELKDINKINDVIKIAENNKINVQGSIAFDISNKEQIESELYNTAYEQTKTKAASILRSSEMKLGDPLVVSESISYQNQAIMEDYNYRQQIAADEDYASGAMMRVAAEKAAPAPKPQVDYKPQVIKLTQNVSVLFEMK
- a CDS encoding SIMPL domain-containing protein, with product MKKFILVLALGFSVFLAGEPIRKLSVTGNAEKEVMPDIAKISFRVYTKNENLKKAGQENSKNMENFKNELKKRNIPVTAIETYNYYTQKSTERDTAESKKTEYYTTLYFAVKVTDLTKIPDLISLSESNKIKSLKSDSLDKSIYYGEINRNSSQKSSAISDTFKVYDSIKSQLARLGISGSNISVYSYSTTSREVTDNKSVKNKEYHNIYNDFVLELKDISRINDVIKIAEDNKISVQGNIAFDISNKDQIESELYNAAYEQTKTKAVSILKSSEMKLGDPLVVSESISYQNQAIQEDYNYTKQINAKNLDVRGGMDMEYRQVPAMTATTEARPQIDYKPQVMKLTQNVSVLYEIK
- a CDS encoding flavodoxin, translated to MKKIFLSSLFLLLFLSLTACGNTKENIETNTAAKEKTSKILIAYFSRTGNTKEIALKIQEKTNGELFEIQPAEPYPENYKETTDKAKQELSSGYLPPLKTKINNLESYDIIFIGYPIWWGTIPGPVRTFLTENDFSGKIIIPFCTHGGSGIASSTSDIQKLAPQAELKEALAIPGSQAKNSENTLNEWLNSLQISE